One window of the Panulirus ornatus isolate Po-2019 chromosome 47, ASM3632096v1, whole genome shotgun sequence genome contains the following:
- the LOC139763657 gene encoding uncharacterized protein, translated as MSCWWAAARQDLTRHVRKRRMHLPQVLWVGWTTSVVVFMMLGVADAGAPPHYTHLAAPPHTTSTLGLLTKALTKEEEVEEAPLLEEEVEEGALLEDEVEEGALLEEEVEEGPLLEEEVEEGPLLEEEVEEAPLLEEEEMEAPLLEEEVEEAPLLEEEEMEAPLLEEEVEEAPLLEEEEMEAPLLEEEVEEAPLLEVVLVVVEKVLVRERSVLERMKRETPPEGGRPAAGHGDQATALHMKDMFVIHGSQWGRLLLVVSLGVCIGLLGGVLLILLGACCYLKCGPGGGLDLGQKHSTYRSADVIDGVL; from the exons ATGTCGTGTTGGTGGGCGGCTGCACGACAGGACCTAACACGAcatgtgaggaagaggaggatgcatCTGCCGCAGGTGTTGTGGGTTGGGTGGACGACCTCCGTCGTCGTGTTCATGATGCTGGGCGTCGCAGACGCAG GCGCCccgccacactacacccacctggcggcgcctcctcacaccacgtccaCTTTgggcctcctgacgaaggcgctgacgaaggaggaggaggtggaggaagcaccactgctggaggaggaggtggaggaaggagcactgctggaggacgaggtggaggaaggagcactgctggaggaggaggtggaggaaggaccactgctggaggaggaggtggaggaaggaccactgctggaggaggaggtggaggaagcaccactgctggaggaggaggagatggaagcaccactgctggaggaggaggtggaggaagcaccactgctggaggaggaggagatggaagcaccactgctggaggaggaggtggaggaagcaccactgctggaggaggaggagatggaagcaccactgctggaggaggaggtggaggaagcaccactgctggaggtggtgttggtggtggtggagaaggtgttggtgagggagaggagcgtGTTGGAGAGGATGAAGAGGGAGACGCCCCCGGAGGGCGGTAGACCAGCAGCTGGTCATGGCGACCAGGCAACAGCACTCCACATGAAGGACATGTTTGTG ATCCACGGGAGCCAGTGGGGTcgactcctgctggtggtgtcccTGGGCGTGTGTATTGGCCTACTGGGGGGCGTCCTCCTCATCCTGCTGGGGGCGTGCTGCTACCTCAAGTGCGG CCCTGGGGGAGGTCTAGACTTGGGCCAGAAACACTCCACGTACCGGAGCGCTGACGTCATCGATGGGGTTCTCTGA
- the LOC139763715 gene encoding uncharacterized protein: protein MSFVATPIGGEERNGILVPGSTEVSRSTDRRYSEVVNEYMKRQNRVGPQNSNTIQPSQVLTHQADEAGLTGASYVSWDHPDTPSSQRAWSAHGSDREEPSPPQRSPGTPSAGKESEARAQQLLNPEGRSGVVRGGSSSSTASYRTGNESYATAKTHHSPTMETFHSPASPTSPPSPRSRTVPSPASPKMGVRVCKTPPQPLAKGTTERRASPTPSPRCEREGPRAPKDAGPLASGPANPCHGDTQSPALEQGAPSGSGRGGRSPVAKPPAINVISVGGSPRRILREQPGEEFTSAPSLPYKGKPLSPTDLSHWLRTGVEPQDDGRERKGSGGAGEPLGTTPLGPASADPQDPYKTHLVPQGRTRDGQKGQDEPTTLKTITPGDLGSADRRRYSGVTSVHCTPLGEGQPCNPLTLNFENVSARGSEVSQIFREALGSTTYPPDETGATRYKLNTPTLSPSPGGGGVSSPQVFWGRRPTVSGSKTLYEKSLDKQGRLGWCLVVTGVLLIITSAITILVVEVPAHRGGLLLDDPVSQPLQGLFQDDLTKFILIPSEAPDTTAVPDTQGSTLSRSDFVSSTDGEVLISEPSRFEAASVPVSVASDLVMGGSASSSEDLTTTESSIPHPEGSPLTVHEPSGFDASLITTKGSVSNPESSHAPRSSTREQEGSTPEPGIRAIGVHDSITDAKNNLSTELDVVVPPSAGSNPGPVPSTEASMAGSEASFTTTEASNGHVGFGQMLQAMIYDIMKPSEVTSSPRPSNPVPSTVTPGMESVTPASVDTASPTTPLVEDDPEASTLVAPEAPGDVAREGGFTEELLRSFDRFSDASSRVPHTVPHAPLLMESSAASPTDSVASPTESAASQKGSVASQKDSVALVIDSVASTTDSVASTTDSVTSTTDSAALLSTDSAAPVRDSAASPTDSAAPVTDSGLPSVESVAPREPDGLTGESVAHATSLSSTEFFTRPIPSDSSLLRDKLTSVSHPGGHTADLSVSHPGGHTADLTSVSHPGGHTADLTSVSHPDGHIADLTSVSHPGGHTADLTSVSHPGGHTASPAGLTSVSHPGGHTADLTSVSHPGGHTADLTSVSHPGGHTADLTSARKVKYGDLLAAFMNMTSVDTTTTHDPPPPPAAGSLGQSSPGEDPGSSSSSSSDNKDPGSSSSAHTSDNKDPGSSSSDNKAPGSSSSAHTSDNKDPGSSSSDNKAPGSSSSAHTSDNKDPGSSSSSAHTSDNKDPGSSSSSPSTSDNKEPGSSSSSSSDNKDPGSSSSSAPHTSDNKDPGSSSSSAPHTSDNKDPGSSSSSAPHTSDNKDPGSSSSSAHTSDNKDPGSSSSAPTSDNKDPGSSSSSAPHTSDNKAPGSSSSSAPHTSEKHIEMMLSRPDYLKPRRR, encoded by the exons ATGTCTTTTGTAGCGACTCCCattggtggagaggagag AAATGGTATCCTTGTGCCAGGCTCCACGGAAGTTTCTAGAAGCACAGACCGGCGTTACAGTGAG GTGGTCAACGAGTACATGAAGAGGCAGAACCGGGTTGGGCCACAGAACAGCAATACGATCCAACCCTCACAGGTCCTCACCCACCAGGCTGACGAGGCAGGACTCACAGGCGCATCCTACGTCAG TTGGGATCACCCGGACACGCCATCTAGCCAGAGGGCGTGGAGTGCCCACGGCTCCGACAGGGAGGAGCCAAGCCCTCCCCAGCGGTCCCCTGGAACTCCCTCGGCAGGTAAGGAGAGCGAGGCCAGGGCTCAGCAGCTGCTGAACCCCGAGGGTCGGTCGGGGGTGGTTCGTGGCGGGTCTTCCTCCTCCACGGCCTCCTACAGGACGGGGAACGAGTCCTACGCCACAGCCAAGACGCACCACTCCCCCACCATGGAGACGTTTCACTCCCCCGCTTCACCCACGTCTCCCCCGTCCCCCAGGAGCAGGACTGTGCCCTCTCCCGCCTCGCCCAAGATGGGGGTTCGAGTGTGTAAGACCCCACCCCAGCCGCTGGCCAAGGGAACCACAGAGCGTAGGGCGTCTCCAACCCCGTCCCccaggtgtgagagggagggccCTCGGGCCCCGAAAGACGCGGGCCCTCTGGCTTCGGGGCCCGCGAACCCCTGCCATGGGGACACACAG AGCCCCGCCCTGGAGCAAGGTGCCCCTAGTGGCTCGGGCCGCGGAGGTAGGAGCCCTGTGGCGAAGCCCCCAGCCATCAATGTGATCTCCGTGGGTGGGTCGCCACGTCGCATCCTAC gagaacAGCCGGGGGAGGAGTTCACCTCTGCGCCTTCCTTGCCTTACAAGGGCAAGCCTCTGTCACCTACGGACCTCAGCCATTG GCTCAGGACTGGGGTTGAGCCTCAAGATGATGGACGTGAGAGGAAGGGCAGCGGTGGCGCTGGGGAGCCCCTGGGAACCACGCCCTTGGGGCCGGCGAGTGCAGACCCCCAGGATCCCTACAAGACTCACCTGGTGCCCCAGGGCAGGACCAGGGATGGCCAGAAAGGGCAAGACGAACCCACGACACTGAAGACCATCACCCCAGGGGACCTGGGATCTGCTGACAGAAGGAg ATATTCCGGTGTAACCAGCGTACACTGTACCCCGCTGGGTGAAGGTCAACCATGCAACCCACTCACCCTTAACTTTGAGAACGTGTCGGCACGTggctctgaggtcag CCAGATATTTCGTGAGGCCCTGGGCAGTACAACCTACCCCCCAGATGAGACAGGCGCCACCCGTTACAAGCTAAACACCCCAAcactctccccatccccag gtggggggggtgtgtcgtCCCCCCAGGTGTTCTGGGGTCGTAGGCCTACCGTCTCCGGCAGCAAGACGCTCTACGAAAAGTCGCTGGATAAGCAGGGACGCCTGGGATGGtgcctggtggtgactggggtccTTCTCATCATCACCTCAGCCATCACCATACTGGTTGTTGAAG TACCAGCACACAGGGGCGGCCTCTTGCTGGACGACCCCGTCAGCCAACCTCTCCAAGGGCTCTTCCAGGACGACCTTACAA AATTTATTTTGATTCCCAGCGAAGCGCCAGACACGACAGCTGTGCCAGACACCCAGGGTTCGACCCTTAGTAGAAGCGACTTCGTCAGCAGTACTGATGGAGAAGTCCTCATATCCGAACCATCCCGCTTTGAAGCTGCTTCGGTTCCTGTTTCGGTGGCTTCGGACCTCGTCATGGGGGGTTCGGCTTCGAGTTCTGAAGATTTGACCACCACAGAATCGTCCATTCCACATCCAGAGGGTTCACCACTCACTGTCCACGAACCATCAGGGTTCGATGCCTCGCTCATAACCACGAAAGGTTCAGTCTCGAACCCCGAGTCTTCGCATGCTCCAAGGAGTTCGACTCGTGAACAGGAGGGTTCGACCCCTGAGCCTGGAATACGAGCTATTGGTGTGCATGACTCGATCACTGATGCCAAGAACAATCTATCCACAGAACTCGACGTTGTGGTCCCTCCCTCcgcgggttcgaaccccggcCCCGTGCCCTCGACTGAAGCCTCCATGGCTGGCTCCGAAGCCTCGTTCACCACCACTGAGGCTTCGAATGGCCATGTTGGTTTCGGTCAGATGTTACAAGCCATGATTTATGACATCATGAAGCCCAGTGAAGTCACCTCCAGTCCAAGGCCTTCGAATCCCGTTCCCTCGACGGTGACCCCCGGTATGGAGTCCGTGACCCCAGCGTCCGTGGACACCGCGAGTCCTACGACGCCCCTGGTGGAAGATGACCCCGAAGCTTCGACTCTTGTGGCTCCCGAAGCACCTGGTGACGTCGCCAGGGAAGGAGGGTTCACTGAAGAactgcttcgaagcttcgatcgcTTCAGTGATGCTTCGTCTCGAGTGCCACACACTGTTCCTCATGCGCCTCTCTTGATGGAGTCGTCTGCTGCCTCTCCGACGGATTCTGTTGCCTCTCCGACGGAGTCTGCTGCCTCTCAGAAGGGTTCTGTTGCCTCTCAGAAGGATTCTGTTGCCCTTGTGATAGATTCTGTTGCCTCCACGACGGATTCTGTTGCCTCCACGACGGATTCTGTTACCTCCACGACGGATTCTGCTGCTCTCCTTTCCACTGATTCTGCTGCCCCTGTGAGGGATTCTGCTGCCTCTCCGACCGATTCTGCTGCCCCTGTGACGGATTCAGGTCTTCCATCGGTCGAATCTGTTGCCCCAAGGGAACCTGACGGCCTCACAGGAGAGTCTGTTGCTCACGCCACGTCTCTTTCCTCAACAGAATTCTTTACCCGACCAATACCATCTGATTCTTCGCTCCTTCGGGATAAGCTTACGTCTGTGTCGCACCCCGGTGGCCACACTGCtgacctgtctgtgtcgcacccCGGTGGCCACACTGCTGACCTTACGTCTGTGTCGCACCCCGGTGGCCACACTGCTGACCTGACGTCTGTGTCGCACCCCGATGGCCACATTGCTGACCTTACGTCTGTGTCGCACCCCGGTGGCCACACTGCTGACCTCACGTCTGTGTCGCACCCCGGTGGCCACACTGCCTCTCCTGCTGGCCTTACGTCTGTGTCGCACCCCGGTGGCCACACTGCTGACCTGACGTCTGTGTCGCACCCCGGTGGCCACACTGCTGACCTCACGTCTGTGTCGCACCCCGGTGGCCACACTGCTGACCTTACGTCTGCACGTAAGGTCAAGTATGGTGACCTACTCGCGGCTTTCATGAACATGACGAGTGTTGACACAACGACGacacacgacccaccacctccacctgctgCTGGATCACTGGGTCAGTCGTCACCTGGTGAGGACCCAGGGTCGTCCTCGTCTTCCTCGTCAGATAACAAGGACCCAGGGTCGTCCTCGTCAGCACACACGTCAGATAACAAGGACCCAGGGTCTTCCTCGTCAGATAACAAGGCCCCAGGGTCGTCCTCGTCAGCACACACGTCAGATAACAAGGACCCAGGGTCTTCCTCGTCAGATAACAAGGCCCCAGGGTCGTCCTCGTCAGCACACACGTCAGATAACAAGGACCCAGGGTCTTCGTCGTCATCAGCACACACGTCAGATAACAAGGACCCAGGGTCTTCGTCGTCGTCACCATCCACGTCAGATAACAAGGAACCAGggtcgtcctcgtcgtcctcgTCAGATAACAAGGACCCAGGGTCTTCGTCGTCGTCAGCACCACACACGTCAGATAACAAGGACCCAGGGTCTTCGTCGTCGTCAGCACCACACACGTCAGATAACAAGGACCCAGGGTCTTCGTCGTCGTCAGCACCACACACGTCAGATAACAAGGACCCAGGGTCTTCGTCGTCGTCAGCACACACGTCAGATAACAAGGACCCAGGGTCTTCCTCGTCAGCACCCACGTCAGATAACAAGGACCCAGGGTCTTCGTCGTCGTCAGCACCACACACGTCAGATAACAAGGCCCCAGGGTCTTCGTCGTCGTCAGCACCACACACGTCAGAGAAACACATAGAGATGATGCTCTCTCGTCCCGACTATCTTAAACCAAGACGAAGGtag